In Bacteroidales bacterium, a single genomic region encodes these proteins:
- the hemW gene encoding radical SAM family heme chaperone HemW gives MSSLYIHIPFCAKRCFYCDFHSGTDNTLRDKYVEALTAELKMRIGELSATSLDTIYIGGGTPSQLTPLQLKRVFSALEQYFNLSQVKEITIEVNPDDITKDYLSHLRELPINRVSMGVQSFNDRLLNTIGRRHNSQKAIEAYTLLRESGLRNISIDLMFSLPTQTIEEWEESINQAIGLQPQHISAYDLSYEPNSVLTQKLKRGEIEVCSDETSIAMYNMLIDKLSEVGYEHYEISNFALQGYCSQHNSGYWSGTPYLGLGASAHSFDGVVRRANVSNTSLYINKVLSGEVAFEVENLTAQDRYNETIFTHLRTSNGVDLSLIEEHFGKENLQHLLREAASYIKDGYLKEEAGRITLTRKGIVVSDSICCDLFL, from the coding sequence ATGTCCTCCCTATATATACATATACCATTTTGTGCAAAGAGGTGTTTTTATTGCGATTTCCATTCGGGAACTGATAATACACTTAGGGATAAATATGTTGAGGCGCTAACTGCGGAGTTGAAAATGCGTATAGGAGAGTTGTCTGCAACATCACTTGATACTATATATATAGGAGGAGGTACACCATCACAGTTAACACCATTACAATTAAAGAGAGTGTTTTCAGCACTCGAGCAATACTTTAATTTATCGCAAGTAAAAGAGATAACAATTGAGGTAAACCCCGATGATATAACAAAAGATTATCTCTCTCATCTCAGAGAACTACCCATAAATAGAGTGAGTATGGGAGTGCAAAGTTTTAATGACAGATTATTAAACACAATAGGTCGCCGTCATAACTCACAAAAAGCCATCGAGGCATACACTCTCTTGCGAGAGTCAGGACTCAGAAATATAAGTATCGATTTAATGTTTTCTCTGCCTACTCAAACCATTGAGGAGTGGGAAGAGAGTATTAATCAAGCCATAGGTTTACAACCGCAACATATTTCGGCATACGATTTGAGTTATGAGCCTAACTCTGTATTAACACAGAAATTAAAACGAGGAGAGATTGAGGTATGTAGCGATGAAACTTCTATTGCAATGTATAATATGTTAATTGATAAGCTTTCTGAGGTGGGATACGAACATTACGAAATATCAAATTTTGCTTTGCAAGGATATTGCTCTCAGCACAATTCTGGATATTGGAGTGGAACACCATATTTGGGATTAGGAGCATCGGCACATAGTTTTGATGGAGTAGTTCGCCGAGCAAATGTATCAAATACATCTCTATATATAAATAAGGTATTATCAGGAGAAGTGGCTTTTGAGGTTGAGAACTTAACCGCGCAAGATAGATATAATGAAACTATATTTACCCACTTGCGTACATCTAACGGTGTAGATTTATCTTTAATAGAAGAGCATTTCGGAAAAGAAAACTTGCAACATCTCTTGCGAGAGGCAGCAAGTTATATCAAAGACGGATATTTAAAAGAAGAGGCGGGGAGGATTACTCTTACCCGAAAAGGAATAGTCGTATCCGATTCTATCTGTTGCGATCTTTTCTTATAG
- the rlmH gene encoding 23S rRNA (pseudouridine(1915)-N(3))-methyltransferase RlmH yields the protein MKLVFLMVGKTNEKYFIDAISEYEKRIKRFIPFEIITIPDSKGIKTAELQKSTEGELILKQIKNEDFVILMDEKGKRFTSVKFAEYIEKLLCRSDKRIVFVIGGAYGFSQEVYNRADDKISLSDMTFSHQLVRVVFTEQLYRAFTIINNQPYHHE from the coding sequence ATGAAATTAGTTTTTTTAATGGTTGGCAAAACCAACGAGAAGTATTTTATTGATGCAATATCGGAATACGAAAAGCGTATTAAACGTTTTATCCCATTTGAAATAATCACAATCCCCGACTCTAAAGGTATTAAAACAGCAGAACTTCAAAAGAGTACTGAAGGAGAACTTATTCTAAAACAGATAAAGAACGAGGATTTTGTTATTCTCATGGATGAGAAGGGCAAAAGATTTACTTCGGTAAAATTTGCCGAATATATTGAGAAACTTTTATGCCGCAGCGATAAACGTATTGTTTTTGTTATTGGCGGTGCATACGGTTTTTCGCAAGAGGTTTACAATAGAGCCGATGATAAAATATCTTTGTCGGATATGACTTTCTCTCATCAGTTGGTCAGAGTTGTTTTCACTGAACAACTTTACAGAGCCTTTACCATTATTAATAATCAACCTTATCACCATGAATAG
- a CDS encoding DUF4783 domain-containing protein, with protein sequence MKKIVTILALTLLFILPTVANDSRKAVEDGFAKGSAEIVSQAMSDKVFMVAYPLRKPLSKEEATKELTNFFLQNKPKSFSVLHDNSQDNVIYMICKYETAKSGFRVHILIDVIGDNERITQIRIETL encoded by the coding sequence ATGAAAAAGATTGTAACAATATTAGCACTTACACTTCTTTTTATATTGCCAACTGTGGCAAATGATTCGCGAAAGGCGGTTGAAGATGGATTTGCCAAAGGCAGTGCAGAGATTGTATCTCAAGCAATGTCTGATAAAGTTTTTATGGTAGCATACCCACTTCGCAAACCATTGTCTAAAGAAGAAGCAACAAAGGAGTTAACAAACTTCTTTTTGCAAAACAAACCAAAATCATTCTCAGTCTTACACGATAATAGTCAAGATAACGTGATATATATGATATGTAAATACGAAACAGCAAAAAGCGGTTTTAGAGTACATATATTAATTGATGTTATAGGAGACAACGAAAGAATAACGCAAATAAGAATAGAAACATTATAA